The genomic DNA ACTGCTGAGTTAGTTCAATCTGATTTAGGAAACAACGCCATCTAATGATAGAGTTAATAATTAATTTTTTGGAGGCTTTATGAATAAGGGAAGTTTTTGCTATTTGCAAGGCTTTGAGCCAAGTAATAGAACGCTAAAATATATAGAGAAGATGAATAATACCGTTGAGATGGCGAGTCTGTTAGATAAGATTATTAGCATAGTGCCCTTTTTTCAGATCTTTGCTGGCCGAGGTTCCTACAAAACAGCAGAACTTATATCTACTGGTTATCAGATTACAACTTATAATTGGGAATTGTATGCCAATGCACTGAAAAGCATTCCGGAAATAAAGCGTAAAAAATTAGAAGATATAGCGGGTACAGCATCAATTTATACTCACGGTCGAGAAAGACGTTTTTGGGAGTGCGTATACAATGCACTATAGATTTAGATTATTAATCGCGTACCTAGTTCTTATTTTTTCAGCGACGGCTTCTTCAGCGTCTTTACTTAAGAGTGATGAAGATCTAGCAAAAGATTTGGAGCTTAAATACCAAGCGTTAAATGCTAAAACTCAGACTTGTAGAGAAGGCCGTAGTAGCCATATAGAAGTAGATAAATTAACCAATCAATGGTTTGCTGGTTTATCGTCCGAGCGTAAAAAAGTAGTACTTCTTATTGCCAACCACGAAGCTATGGAGCGTTGCACTCAAGTTCAAGCCGATGAATACTCTCTTTCTTTAGTTGAATATGCAGCTCAAACTGCAGATAAGAAACAACTTGAAGAATGGTTGCACATAAGACAGAACTTTAAGCCTCAAGAGTTAGTTAATGATATCAATGCGCTTAATAATGAAAAACTCATAGCCTTTTTGAAAAATCCCCAATTTAATAAGCCATTTGACTTAATTGCGGTTTTTAAACAGCTTGAGCTATAGAACGACATTAGCCGCTTTAGGTTTCGTCACTAGCTCAATGTTACAGCCTCTTAGGTGAGAGCATCACCTTTAATTAGGTGGCCAAATTTACTATGCAACTACACCCCAGCGCTTAGCTTTTACCCTAGGTCAGGAAGTGTTAGTGGGAGAAAGTGAGCAAGCTTCAGGTGTAGGATACCAAGTAAATCGATCCGATGAGCAAATAATTGCAGACTTATTAGATTGTAATAGCTTCAAGCTAAGGCGCGCTCGGTACTTTCTATTGCTTGTTCTCTTTGAGATTTATGGCGTGTAAAAAGCGACTTGAAAAGGGCTATGCTCCGCCTCGCGCGGGAGGTGGTGCACTAATCCACCGCTTTGGTCGCTCCATAGCTTGCGTAGGGTGCGGTAAGTGTGGCCGCCGCTGACCACCGTTGTGTGCCCACTGGGGAGAATTTCACTCAGAAGCTTCTGGCCCTGAGTAAAGAAGTCTATATCGCCGTAACCAAGATAGATCTCTGTTTCTTTTACGGTCTGTTGGTCGTATTCCCATAACCACGACCAAAGATGCATTTGCCAGTTGTCAGGCGAATAGGGGCTAAGCGTCCACGCTTTAAGCCCTCCGGCTTCCTCAATATCATCAAGTACACCGCCCCAGCCCAGGTAAGGGCTGAGTAGGATTACCCCCTCAATGTTACCGGGATACTCAGTGAGGTACATCAACGCGCCCAAACCTCCCATTGAAGTGCCCGCTATCCAGAACTCTTCATAGCCCTTTTCTCGGGCGGGTAAGATGATGTCGTTGTGTAGGCGCTCGCTTAGCGACTTAGCCCGGTAGTAACCAAAATGAGCGGCTGGAACTACCACATCAAAGGCGTAGCCGTTCGCAAAAATATTGTCGATAAGACCGTGTTCTTCAAAAATTTCATGACCACCGCCAAGGCCTCTGAGCATGATAAGAAGCTTTTTGTTGTCATTAGTTGCTTGAGGGCTTTTGTATTCAAGATAAGGAATAGGCGCTACCGGCTTACTGGTACAACCCATTAGCATTGAAGTGAGGAGCAATAAAGCAATGGCTAGGAGTCTGTTCATTGGCGCGACCATCCTAAATGAGTTTCTATAAAGCGCATGCTGTTCAGGGCTAATAATTTCTTCAGCCTTACTCATTGAAGGTCAACTTGCGCTAGTTTGCATATATAAACTCATTACGCGTGTGGCTGAAGAAAGGTTCAATAGGAAATGATAAATAGGCCACTGCGGACTGCTGGAGTAAAGTTTCTAGGAGGTAAGGATGCCTCTAGGTTATGTGCTATACCTCGCTTCTTGCTGAAAATAAGGTAGGCGCTCAACGATGCGGCGCTAGCCGTGATTGATGAACAAAGGAACAGCCGAGAGAAGGCTAATCCTTATGTCTTGCTGGCAAGGTTTAACAAAACATCCATAATAAAAACAAAATTAACAATAACACTTTTTTGCACTCGTTGAGCTAGGTCAAAGCCCAAAAATCATAAGTAATTCAATGGTATGGTGTGAATAGGCCGGATTAACTTAGTCCCAGCCAAAAAGCTATGCGAGACAAAACCTCAGCAAGCCTGATAATTAGCTAAAAAATAAATGAGGGAATTTAAGCGCTATTGAGCAAGCAACGGCATTGGCTTAAGCCGGTGGTGCGTTTATGACCTAGGTGTTGATGGTATTGGCGTAATTAGGCGTTCCTTACCTACCGCACCGGAAAAGTGTTGCTCAAACTCACAGCTAAGGCTTAACCATTGCTCTGCGGCTATGCCTAAGCGTTGCATTATTGGGTTAGCCTCTAGGCTTAAGTGGCCTCGTTTGTCTTCTCGAACAATACGGCCAGTGCTATCGACCAATTCCAAGTAATGATGTAGTTGAAAAGGTAGACCTTGGGGCATGTTGTTTCTGGGGTTACCTACAAAGGGAAATAAGGTTTGGGGTTGAGTTTCTTTTGTTGTACTGCCTTGGCTCTTAACTTAACACTGGTATGCTATTAAGTTCCAGACACAAACAGTCGTGCGCCGAAAAGAATTACGTTGGTGGCTTCCACTAGTTGCCTCGCTGATTGGTGTAGTTGTTGGGGTTGTAGGTAACAGATTACTTTAGCCGATACTATGTGAAGGCTTAGTTAGCTCAACTACTTTTATTACACTCTGATTTAGCGAATAAACACCTAGTATGCGTGCTGTTGGATATAGATATTAAATCTTTAGAATATTTAATATTCAATATGTTATTAGTGTTTTTTGTCATTAAGATTTGGGTTACTATATAGCTTTAAACTATCAAGTAGTTACAAGCATGAGCAAAGCAAGAGTTTTTAGAATACAGGTAATAAAGCCTGTTCTTTTGAAGATCGGTGGTGCCAACTTAGCAGCAGAAGAACTCCTTTTAGGTACTGCGGTGCAAGAAAGTCTCAACTTCATGTATCGAAGTCAGGTTGGAGGTGGCCCTGCTAAAGGTTATTTCCAAATGGAGCCGGCTACACATGATGATATTTGGGATAACTTTTTGAAGTACCGTAAAGGGCTCGCCAAAGACGTAATCTCATTTCTTAGTTCTCCCAACGCTAACAAAATCACTGAGCTAGAAAACAACGACAAATACGCTGCTGCTATGGCGAGAACTCACTATATGCGTGTTCCTGCCGCACTGCCAAAAGCTGGTGACATTAAAGCCCAAGCTAATTACTGGAAGCAATATTACAACACGCCTTTAGGCAAAGGGCTTCCACATGAGTACATAGATAAGTGGGGCGTTGTTTCCTAAATCAGATTGAACTAACTCAGCAGTCGCGGATCTGATCTGTATCTATATCTGTCGGGTCACCAAACATGGGTAAAGCGAAAGGCAACATCACCAACTGGAAGCAGTACAACAGTGCACTGAAGCAACACGGCTCATTGACCTTCTGGATGGATGAGAAAGCCATAGAACTATGGAATAACACTGAGCGCAGTGGTCGTCGAGGGCGCAGCCAAACTTACAGTGACACCGCTATCGCAACTGCGCTGATGATTAAAGGCGTATTCAAGTTACCACTGCGTGCTCTTGAAGGCTTCATCAACTCATTGTTTCGCCTGCTCAAGGTCGACTTAAAATCTCCCGATTACAGTTGTATAAGCAAGCGAGCAAAGACTGTTGAAGTCAACTATCGCCTACCTAGCCAAGGTCAAGCGGCTCACCTCGTTATCGATGCTACAGGTCTTAAGGTGTTTGGCGAAGGAGAGTGGAAGGTGCGTAAACACGGCGCTGAAAAGCGTCGAGTCTGGCGAAAACTGCATATGGCAGTAGATGCCCAGAGCCATCAGATAGTGAGTGCTGAGGTCTCGATGGACTGGGTTCACGATAGTGAAGTGTTACCCACCTTGTTGAGACCGCTGCGGCGCAAAGTGAAAGCAGTAAGCGCTGATGGTGCCTATGACACACGGCAGAGCTATCAAGAAGTACAACGTAAGAAGGCTGTTGCACTAATCCCTCCACGCAAGAATGCAGGTATGTGGGAAGCGGGTCACCCACGGAACGTTGCAGTAAAAGCCTTGAAGCAAGGTGAGTTGGAAAACTGGAAACGGGACAATGCTTACCATCTTCGTTCACTATAGGAGACGGCGATGTATCGTTTCAAACAACTGCTTAGCGACAAGTTGAGTCTACGTTGTTACAACGCCCAAGTCGGCGAAATCATGGCCGGAGTGTGCGCGTTGAACAAAATGAGCAGGCTAGGTATGCCTGCTCGTCAGCTAGCTGAATAAAGAGGAAAACGCCTTGAGGTTACTGCGTTCGTTGCACTGAATTGATCAACAAGGCCGATAAGTGGAATAAATACGTTGCTCCTGTAACTCCATAGAATGTAGAGCTGATAGATAATTATGAGTATAAAAAAAACGTTAGCCATAGCATACGTTAGTGCCGGTGTAATATTCAGTAATGTTAGCTGTGCGAGTAATGAAGATGTCGTTACTACAACGTCTAATGGCAAAAACTATTATCACATGAAGCTTTCATTGAATAATCAAAGCATTAGTTCAATAAAAGAGTTTAGAGAGGCTCAGTTCGTTATGAACGGTGGGCAATTCGAGGTGAGGGTTCAACAAAACTCTTTCCCGATAAAGGCTCCTAACTGTAAAGGTGATTTGATCCTTAGAATGCCTTGGACAAACTCAGACTTAAGTGCTGCTGATGTTTTCATTGATGAAAAATACAATGTGTACAAAGCGATTGTAGATGCGTCAAAAAGTGAGGGAAGTAATGTCGATGTTTACATCGAGCTAAACCCTTATGTGCAAATGACGGGCGATGGTTTTGAGCTAACAGAGTGCAATGTGTTTTTTAGACATGCTAATGGTCAGTACATTCCTAAAACTGGGAAACTAAATTAAGTTAGGTATGAAATTAAAGGCTGTCTTGACCTTTCTATTTACAAAAAGCGGTCGATGAAACCCAATAAAAGGAGTTGTTGGGCCATCTTGCATTTGCTTATGTAGGTGACATTAGGTGGGGGCTAGTCATTTTTAATAATACTGAACTGAACATATTTGAATTAAAAGATAAAATATATACGATCACTATACTATACTATACTTATCTATCATTTCAGGTGATAAGAATCTTTGGAGAATGGTTCGTCTCAATCGCTCTTGCAGTTGCGACCGTCTTCTATTGTAGTTTGGGTTGTATCCAAAGAGGCCTTGTTGATCAATTCAGTGCAACGAACGCAGTAACCTCAAGGCGTTTTCCTCTTTATTCAGCTAGCTGACGAGCAGGCATACCTAGCCTGCTCATTTTGTTCAACGCGCACACTCCGGCCATGATTTCACCGACTTGGGCGTTGTAACAACGTAGACTCAACTTGTCGCTAAGCAGTTGTTTGAAACGATACATCGCCGTCTCCGATAGTGAACGAAGATGGTAAGCATTGTCCCGTTTCCAGTTTTCCAACTCACCTTGCTTCAAGGCTTTTACTGCAACGTTCCGTGGGTGACCCGCTTCCCACATACCTGCATTCTTGCGTGGAGGGATTAGTGCAACAGCCTTCTTACGTTGTACTTCTTGATAGCTCTGCCGTGTGTCATAGGCACCATCAGCGCTTACTGCTTTCACTTTGCGCCGCAGCGGTCTCAACAAGGTGGGTAACACTTCACTATCGTGAACCCAGTCCATCGAGACCTCAGCACTCACTATCTGATGGCTCTGGGCATCTACTGCCATATGCAGTTTTCGCCAGACTCGACGCTTTTCAGCGCCGTGTTTACGCACCTTCCACTCTCCTTCGCCAAACACCTTAAGACCTGTAGCATCGATAACGAGGTGAGCCGCTTGACCTTGGCTAGGTAGGCGATAGTTGACTTCAACAGTCTTTGCTCGCTTGCTTATACAACTGTAATCGGGAGATTTTAAGTCGACCTTGAGCAGGCGAAACAATGAGTTGATGAAGCCTTCAAGAGCACGCAGTGGTAACTTGAATACGCCTTTAATCATCAGCGCAGTTGCGATAGCGGTGTCACTGTAAGTATGGCTGCGCCCTCGACGACCACTGCGCTCAGTGT from Agarivorans gilvus includes the following:
- a CDS encoding alpha/beta fold hydrolase: MNRLLAIALLLLTSMLMGCTSKPVAPIPYLEYKSPQATNDNKKLLIMLRGLGGGHEIFEEHGLIDNIFANGYAFDVVVPAAHFGYYRAKSLSERLHNDIILPAREKGYEEFWIAGTSMGGLGALMYLTEYPGNIEGVILLSPYLGWGGVLDDIEEAGGLKAWTLSPYSPDNWQMHLWSWLWEYDQQTVKETEIYLGYGDIDFFTQGQKLLSEILPSGHTTVVSGGHTYRTLRKLWSDQSGGLVHHLPREAEHSPFQVAFYTP
- a CDS encoding IS5 family transposase, with translation MGKAKGNITNWKLYNSALKQRGSLTFWMDEKAIELWNNTERSGRRGRSHTYSDTAIATALMIKGVFKLPLRALEGFINSLFRLLKVDLKSPDYSCISKRAKTVEVNYRLPSQGQAAHLVIDATGLKVFGEGEWKVRKHGAEKRRVWRKLHMAVDAQSHQIVSAEVSMDWVHDSEVLPTLLRPLRRKVKAVSADGAYDTRQSYQEVQRKKAVALIPPRKNAGMWEAGHPRNVAVKALKQGELENWKRDNAYHLRSLSETAMYRFKQLLSDKLSLRCYNAQVGEIMAGVCALNKMSRLGMPARQLAE